One Heptranchias perlo isolate sHepPer1 chromosome 2, sHepPer1.hap1, whole genome shotgun sequence DNA segment encodes these proteins:
- the jcada gene encoding junctional cadherin 5-associated protein isoform X1, translated as MFSVEDLLISHGYQPPKKSSKDKPPSSDENTYTSCPCEVREDKSDHGTVNGYETDSGACSTSRQTRVEGYFSDSEGSARRQAGVSYCADVQNLPTFAGKEAGLNSGPPLLCSSRPKSGKDVTYWRRRGQDFSVLLDYTNRGDSDYKGNNVTKTQNIPKAEQRGKSSQDAQLKKTQHKTEVSRINEQKGWMAEGQSVTVREMCEDKWRTPVDRKCQSLGTEEWKSSLGRQLSDGDGNKLRHGVFPHKVGDEVFKSEGMQHIKKGKSQSLPRDIPESNGKEFQTGLHYVDMSGFDRNRLENQCLQDHLVLQDSSSYCNPKTSSKWTENFRQSAQFAQLPKAKFSRPLKPPSYELYQQIRRSSEMIPSLHVHGENDGQESYFAKDSEASAGHNFCPQALASSSLEPPVYVPPPSYKAPPQLKASQKCFDKVPTCNNTCQPYPATETLIDQAHWCLENQESNHAHQKQMPDDNGLKHHLLQAKNENDHVGKDVPHKRESCSSSHNGYTDDQKAFVKYIPFNDPRIRHITLVQSEKQYGEADNKYEQWNAQDHVTDGNKTFGPSDRRSAFSVPSGPSYSTQAGVRPIVDPTTSNRWLVASKPEGENGTKSDHCCKPYVENQCDSSLKYSSRVLSTTNHPAGFPHSNANSKAEQHVNQGTFETITQVKKWEPDSQCFEVQEKKRPKRRMTETIFCLVSVPVKTFEGGSNEDVLNNDMRTGNVERVMNDSTGNLTEQSFLSMSSSDLELQALTGNMMSENGLKRPQPWNEVNNRHAVGYNFNQHRELRASGSWPGDQYRDQETQTSFIKGPRTTRSFSGAIKKVATGNQIQSQNYSEPESIVLMKGDKRSADITAISVQKRKLSNCSINGQTSLYPSTNSAFSRTASTQYQVSHINSHQSQLNGASKSPREKGRDVSAEVRVEESRVCPQISSNNGKETVGFGQFLLKPVNRRPWDAISELESFNKEIQEQEDRNIQALHKENEDGELTAIQSINSDKDFSNSQMMSCQKPELCVPEKSFAKMTKAKEKLDSGSNKSCPDYTNIIPEVQNLSKISTGNNKQSSQSSNLVHKPSNKRTTDTKSSTIINVFTTKNAQFTKLNNEKNVEDTKSKRKCININGVRKPMYHLSETKTESTNNEETLVRTMALGKKTVPTLETECDGSIGKMLSQLDKDQGYSETDLSSLRCHKSTKPNVDNLNDLFEQQMAEGISKNESLEERAARILGIDVAVEALISPGTKMLHQDTGENETNSSAEEELGITCDHFIANRKNSSEELPGHVKEKPLAVNKQSEWKHSPLYGIGTWIPNGSNVLQNKLSKHPTESNKELQLGKRAIINEIFHGPFKEFYNWADNNCCFSTERKNASVPGIERKGRNTSEMIEALQGKLASSPSRTALERLARMKEVDSVSRIRRLSIKSADSGDELDEENCSTERGEKEGVYTSARREDTCITRKRVISLDQDLESLVSSITADAENKETGAPDGSQPRNPERTLIIINQHAIVRKLCL; from the coding sequence GTTAAACAGTGGTCCTCCATTACTTTGTTCATCCAGGCCCAAATCTGGTAAGGATGTCACCTACTGGAGACGAAGAGGACAAGACTTCAGTGTTTTACTGGACTACACAAACCGAGGAGACTCAGACTACAAAGGAAATAATGTGACAAAAACTCAAAACATTCCAAAAGCTGAACAACGAGGAAAAAGTTCACAAGATGCACAGCTGAAGAAGACGCAGCATAAAACAGAAGTAAGTAGAATAAATGAGCAAAAGGGTTGGATGGCAGAAggtcagagtgtgacagtgagagagatgtgTGAAGACAAGTGGAGAACTCCAGTGGATCGTAAGTGCCAAAGCTTGGGTACAGAGGAATGGAAATCTTCTTTAGGAAGACAGTTGTCTGATGGTGATGGAAACAAGTTGAGACATGGCGTATTCCCCCACAAGGTTGGTGATGAAGTATTTAAAAGCGAAGGAATGCAAcatataaaaaagggaaagtctcAGTCATTGCCCAGAGATATACCAGAAAGCAATGGTAAGGAATTTCAGACAGGTCTGCATTATGTAGATATGTCTGGTTTTGACAGAAATAGATTGGAAAATCAATGTTTGCAAGATCATCTTGTGTTGCAAGATAGCAGCTCTTATTGTAATCCTAAAACAAGTTCAAAATGGACAGAAAACTTCAGGCAGAGTGCTCAGTTTGCACAGTTGCCAAAAGCTAAGTTCAGTAGACCACTGAAACCTCCCTCCTATGAACTGTATCAGCAAATTAGAAGAAGTTCAGAAATGATACCTAGTCTCCATGTACATGGAgaaaatgatgggcaagaaagttATTTTGCCAAGGACAGTGAAGCAAGTGCTGGCCATAATTTCTGCCCCCAAGCTCTTGCTAGCAGTAGCTTGGAGCCTCCTGTCTATGTGCCTCCCCCATCTTACAAAGCACCACCTCAACTGAAAGCTAGTCAGAAatgttttgataaagtgcctacTTGCAACAACACATGTCAACCCTACCCAGCGACAGAGACTCTTATCGATCAGGCTCACTGGTGTTTAGAAAATCAGGAGAGCAATCATGCTCATCAAAAACAGATGCCTGATGATAATGGCTTAAAGCATCATTTGCTGCAAGCTAAGAATGAAAATGATCATGTAGGTAAAGATGTACCTCACAAAAGGGAAAGCTGTAGTTCATCGCATAATGGATACACAGATGACCAAAAGGCTTTTGTCAAGTACATACCGTTTAATGATCCTCGAATTAGACATATTACTTTAGTGCAGTCTGAAAAGCAATACGGTGAAGCAGATAATAAGTATGAACAATGGAATGCACAGGACCATGTTACAGATGGAAACAAGACATTTGGACCATCTGACCGTCGCAGTGCCTTTTCTGTTCCATCAGGGCCATCTTACTCCACTCAGGCAGGCGTGAGGCCTATAGTTGATCCTACAACTAGCAACAGATGGTTGGTAGCATCCAAGCCAGAGGGCGAGAACGGTACTAAGTCTGACCATTGTTGTAAACCATATGTCGAAAACCAGTGTGATTCCTCATTAAAGTACAGTTCAAGGGTTCTTTCAACGACAAACCATCCAGCAGGCTTTCCACATTCAAATGCCAATTCTAAAGCAGAACAGCATGTAAATCAAGGCACTTTTGAAACTATAACCCAGGTAAAAAAGTGGGAACCGGATTCCCAGTGTTTTGAGGTGCAAGAAAAGAAACGCCCAAAAAGAAGAATGACAGAAACAATATTTTGTCTAGTTTCTGTGCCAGTCAAAACATTTGAAGGCGGATCAAATGAAGATGTACTTAATAACGACATGAGAACTGGAAACGTTGAAAGGGTTATGAATGACAGCACTGGAAACTTAACAGAGCAAAGTTTTTTAAGCATGTCTTCCTCTGACTTGGAGTTACAAGCATTGACGGGAAATATGATGTCAGAAAATGGATTGAAGAGACCACAGCCCTGGAATGAAGTTAACAATAGACATGCAGTTGGCTATAATTTTAACCAACACAGAGAATTAAGAGCCTCCGGCTCTTGGCCAGGTGACCAGTACAGAGATCAAGAAACACAAACGAGTTTCATTAAAGGTCCCCGTACTACTCGATCATTCTCTGGTGCCATAAAAAAGGTTGCAACAGGCAACCAGATACAAAGCCAGAACTACTCAGAACCTGAGTCCATTGTATTAATGAAAGGGGATAAAAGAAGTGCAGACATTACAGCGATCAGTGTCCAGAAACGTAAGCTAAGTAACTGTTCAATAAATGGTCAAACAAGCTTGTATCCATCTACCAACAGCGCTTTCTCGAGGACAGCTTCTACACAGTATCAGGTCAGTCACATTAACTCACACCAAAGTCAGCTCAATGGGGCTTCAAAGAGCCCACGTGAGAAAGGCAGGGACGTAAGTGCAGAAGTGCGTGTGGAAGAGAGCAGAGTGTGTCCACAGATTTCATCCAACAATGGCAAAGAGACGGTAGGTTTTGGTCAGTTCCTCCTGAAGCCCGTAAACCGTCGTCCTTGGGACGCAATCAGTGAATTGGAAAGTTTCAACAAAGAGATTCAGGAACAAGAGGATCGTAACATCCAGGCATTGCacaaggaaaatgaagatggtgaGCTTACTGCAATCCAATCGATAAACTCAGACAAAGATTTTTCAAACAGTCAAATGATGTCTTGTCAGAAACCTGAGCTGTGTGTGCCTGAAAAATCATTCGCCAAAATGACCAAGGCCAAAGAAAAGTTGGACAGCGGCAGTAATAAAAGTTGCCCAGATTACACGAATATTATCCCTGAGGTACAGAACTTGTCTAAAATATCTACTGGCAATAACAAACAAAGCAGCCAGTCAAGCAATCTAGTCCATAAACCTAGCAACAAAAGAACAACTGATACCAAAAGCAGCACAATTATAAATGTATTCACAACAAAAAATGCACAATTcactaaattaaacaatgaaaAGAATGTGGAAGACACCAAAAGCAAAAGGAAATGCATAAACATCAATGGAGTTAGAAAGCCTATGTATCATTTAAGTGAAACAAAGACAGAAAGCACAAATAATGAAGAAACATTAGTCAGAACTATGGCACTGGGTAAAAAAACTGTGCCAACTCTAGAAACTGAGTGTGATGGCAGTATTGGAAAAATGTTATCTCAACTTGACAAGGATCAGGGCTATTCTGAAACTGACCTGAGCTCTCTAAGGTGTCATAAAAGCACAAAACCAAACGTTGATAACCTGAATGACCTCTTTGAACAGCAAATGGCAGAAGGAATTTCCAAAAACGAATCATTAGAAGAAAGAGCTGCCAGGATTTTAGGAATAGATGTAGCAGTCGAAGCCTTGATTTCTCCAGGGACGAAAATGCTGCATCAGGACACAGGAGAAAATGAGACAAACTCTTCTGCTGAAGAGGAGTTGGGCATTACCTGTGATCATTTCATAGCAAACAGGAAAAACTCTTCAGAAGAGCTACCGGGGCATGTAAAAGAAAAACCTTTGGCCGTCAACAAACAATCAGAATGGAAACACAGCCCACTCTACGGAATAGGCACTTGGATCCCAAATGGAAGTAATGTGCTACAGAATAAATTATCGAAACATCCTACTGAAAGCAACAAAGAATTGCAGCTGGGAAAAAGGGCCATCATAAACGAAATCTTTCATGGACCTTTCAAGGAGTTTTATAATTGGGCTGACAATAATTGCTGTTTTAGCACAGAAAGAAAAAATGCCTCTGTCCCAGGTATAGAGAGGAAAGGTCGAAACACTTCAGAGATGATTGAAGCCTTGCAAGGTAAACTTGCATCGTCCCCAAGCCGAACAGCTCTGGAGCGCTTGGCCAGAATGAAAGAAGTAGATTCGGTTTCCCGTATCAGACGTCtcagtataaaaagtgcagattCTGGTGATGAACTTGATGAGGAAAATTGTAGCACAGAgcgaggggaaaaggaaggggttTACACATCGGCCAGAAGAGAAGACACCTGCATAACTAGGAAGAGAGTTATATCACTGGACCAGGATTTGGAGTCTCTTGTATCTTCAATAACAGCTGATGCTGAGAACAAAGAGACTGGAG
- the jcada gene encoding junctional cadherin 5-associated protein isoform X2, with the protein MFSVEDLLISHGYQPPKKSSKDKPPSSDENTYTSCPCEVREDKSDHGTVNGYETDSGACSTSRQTRVEGYFSDSEGSARRQAGVSYCADVQNLPTFAGKEAGLNSGPPLLCSSRPKSGKDVTYWRRRGQDFSVLLDYTNRGDSDYKGNNVTKTQNIPKAEQRGKSSQDAQLKKTQHKTEVSRINEQKGWMAEGQSVTVREMCEDKWRTPVDRKCQSLGTEEWKSSLGRQLSDGDGNKLRHGVFPHKVGDEVFKSEGMQHIKKGKSQSLPRDIPESNGKEFQTGLHYVDMSGFDRNRLENQCLQDHLVLQDSSSYCNPKTSSKWTENFRQSAQFAQLPKAKFSRPLKPPSYELYQQIRRSSEMIPSLHVHGENDGQESYFAKDSEASAGHNFCPQALASSSLEPPVYVPPPSYKAPPQLKASQKCFDKVPTCNNTCQPYPATETLIDQAHWCLENQESNHAHQKQMPDDNGLKHHLLQAKNENDHVGKDVPHKRESCSSSHNGYTDDQKAFVKYIPFNDPRIRHITLVQSEKQYGEADNKYEQWNAQDHVTDGNKTFGPSDRRSAFSVPSGPSYSTQAGVRPIVDPTTSNRWLVASKPEGENGTKSDHCCKPYVENQCDSSLKYSSRVLSTTNHPAGFPHSNANSKAEQHVNQGTFETITQVKKWEPDSQCFEVQEKKRPKRRMTETIFCLVSVPVKTFEGGSNEDVLNNDMRTGNVERVMNDSTGNLTEQSFLSMSSSDLELQALTGNMMSENGLKRPQPWNEVNNRHAVGYNFNQHRELRASGSWPGDQYRDQETQTSFIKGPRTTRSFSGAIKKVATGNQIQSQNYSEPESIVLMKGDKRSADITAISVQKRKLSNCSINGQTSLYPSTNSAFSRTASTQYQVSHINSHQSQLNGASKSPREKGRDVSAEVRVEESRVCPQISSNNGKETVGFGQFLLKPVNRRPWDAISELESFNKEIQEQEDRNIQALHKENEDGELTAIQSINSDKDFSNSQMMSCQKPELCVPEKSFAKMTKAKEKLDSGSNKSCPDYTNIIPEVQNLSKISTGNNKQSSQSSNLVHKPSNKRTTDTKSSTIINVFTTKNAQFTKLNNEKNVEDTKSKRKCININGVRKPMYHLSETKTESTNNEETLVRTMALGKKTVPTLETECDGSIGKMLSQLDKDQGYSETDLSSLRCHKSTKPNVDNLNDLFEQQMAEGISKNESLEERAARILGIDVAVEALISPGTKMLHQDTGENETNSSAEEELGITCDHFIANRKNSSEELPGHVKEKPLAVNKQSEWKHSPLYGIGTWIPNGSNVLQNKLSKHPTESNKELQLGKRAIINEIFHGPFKEFYNWADNNCCFSTERKNASVPGIERKGRNTSEMIEALQGKLASSPSRTALERLARMKEVDSVSRIRRLSIKSADSGDELDEENCSTERGEKEGVYTSARREDTCITRKRVISLDQDLESLVSSITADAENKETGDVYDPSKVETV; encoded by the coding sequence GTTAAACAGTGGTCCTCCATTACTTTGTTCATCCAGGCCCAAATCTGGTAAGGATGTCACCTACTGGAGACGAAGAGGACAAGACTTCAGTGTTTTACTGGACTACACAAACCGAGGAGACTCAGACTACAAAGGAAATAATGTGACAAAAACTCAAAACATTCCAAAAGCTGAACAACGAGGAAAAAGTTCACAAGATGCACAGCTGAAGAAGACGCAGCATAAAACAGAAGTAAGTAGAATAAATGAGCAAAAGGGTTGGATGGCAGAAggtcagagtgtgacagtgagagagatgtgTGAAGACAAGTGGAGAACTCCAGTGGATCGTAAGTGCCAAAGCTTGGGTACAGAGGAATGGAAATCTTCTTTAGGAAGACAGTTGTCTGATGGTGATGGAAACAAGTTGAGACATGGCGTATTCCCCCACAAGGTTGGTGATGAAGTATTTAAAAGCGAAGGAATGCAAcatataaaaaagggaaagtctcAGTCATTGCCCAGAGATATACCAGAAAGCAATGGTAAGGAATTTCAGACAGGTCTGCATTATGTAGATATGTCTGGTTTTGACAGAAATAGATTGGAAAATCAATGTTTGCAAGATCATCTTGTGTTGCAAGATAGCAGCTCTTATTGTAATCCTAAAACAAGTTCAAAATGGACAGAAAACTTCAGGCAGAGTGCTCAGTTTGCACAGTTGCCAAAAGCTAAGTTCAGTAGACCACTGAAACCTCCCTCCTATGAACTGTATCAGCAAATTAGAAGAAGTTCAGAAATGATACCTAGTCTCCATGTACATGGAgaaaatgatgggcaagaaagttATTTTGCCAAGGACAGTGAAGCAAGTGCTGGCCATAATTTCTGCCCCCAAGCTCTTGCTAGCAGTAGCTTGGAGCCTCCTGTCTATGTGCCTCCCCCATCTTACAAAGCACCACCTCAACTGAAAGCTAGTCAGAAatgttttgataaagtgcctacTTGCAACAACACATGTCAACCCTACCCAGCGACAGAGACTCTTATCGATCAGGCTCACTGGTGTTTAGAAAATCAGGAGAGCAATCATGCTCATCAAAAACAGATGCCTGATGATAATGGCTTAAAGCATCATTTGCTGCAAGCTAAGAATGAAAATGATCATGTAGGTAAAGATGTACCTCACAAAAGGGAAAGCTGTAGTTCATCGCATAATGGATACACAGATGACCAAAAGGCTTTTGTCAAGTACATACCGTTTAATGATCCTCGAATTAGACATATTACTTTAGTGCAGTCTGAAAAGCAATACGGTGAAGCAGATAATAAGTATGAACAATGGAATGCACAGGACCATGTTACAGATGGAAACAAGACATTTGGACCATCTGACCGTCGCAGTGCCTTTTCTGTTCCATCAGGGCCATCTTACTCCACTCAGGCAGGCGTGAGGCCTATAGTTGATCCTACAACTAGCAACAGATGGTTGGTAGCATCCAAGCCAGAGGGCGAGAACGGTACTAAGTCTGACCATTGTTGTAAACCATATGTCGAAAACCAGTGTGATTCCTCATTAAAGTACAGTTCAAGGGTTCTTTCAACGACAAACCATCCAGCAGGCTTTCCACATTCAAATGCCAATTCTAAAGCAGAACAGCATGTAAATCAAGGCACTTTTGAAACTATAACCCAGGTAAAAAAGTGGGAACCGGATTCCCAGTGTTTTGAGGTGCAAGAAAAGAAACGCCCAAAAAGAAGAATGACAGAAACAATATTTTGTCTAGTTTCTGTGCCAGTCAAAACATTTGAAGGCGGATCAAATGAAGATGTACTTAATAACGACATGAGAACTGGAAACGTTGAAAGGGTTATGAATGACAGCACTGGAAACTTAACAGAGCAAAGTTTTTTAAGCATGTCTTCCTCTGACTTGGAGTTACAAGCATTGACGGGAAATATGATGTCAGAAAATGGATTGAAGAGACCACAGCCCTGGAATGAAGTTAACAATAGACATGCAGTTGGCTATAATTTTAACCAACACAGAGAATTAAGAGCCTCCGGCTCTTGGCCAGGTGACCAGTACAGAGATCAAGAAACACAAACGAGTTTCATTAAAGGTCCCCGTACTACTCGATCATTCTCTGGTGCCATAAAAAAGGTTGCAACAGGCAACCAGATACAAAGCCAGAACTACTCAGAACCTGAGTCCATTGTATTAATGAAAGGGGATAAAAGAAGTGCAGACATTACAGCGATCAGTGTCCAGAAACGTAAGCTAAGTAACTGTTCAATAAATGGTCAAACAAGCTTGTATCCATCTACCAACAGCGCTTTCTCGAGGACAGCTTCTACACAGTATCAGGTCAGTCACATTAACTCACACCAAAGTCAGCTCAATGGGGCTTCAAAGAGCCCACGTGAGAAAGGCAGGGACGTAAGTGCAGAAGTGCGTGTGGAAGAGAGCAGAGTGTGTCCACAGATTTCATCCAACAATGGCAAAGAGACGGTAGGTTTTGGTCAGTTCCTCCTGAAGCCCGTAAACCGTCGTCCTTGGGACGCAATCAGTGAATTGGAAAGTTTCAACAAAGAGATTCAGGAACAAGAGGATCGTAACATCCAGGCATTGCacaaggaaaatgaagatggtgaGCTTACTGCAATCCAATCGATAAACTCAGACAAAGATTTTTCAAACAGTCAAATGATGTCTTGTCAGAAACCTGAGCTGTGTGTGCCTGAAAAATCATTCGCCAAAATGACCAAGGCCAAAGAAAAGTTGGACAGCGGCAGTAATAAAAGTTGCCCAGATTACACGAATATTATCCCTGAGGTACAGAACTTGTCTAAAATATCTACTGGCAATAACAAACAAAGCAGCCAGTCAAGCAATCTAGTCCATAAACCTAGCAACAAAAGAACAACTGATACCAAAAGCAGCACAATTATAAATGTATTCACAACAAAAAATGCACAATTcactaaattaaacaatgaaaAGAATGTGGAAGACACCAAAAGCAAAAGGAAATGCATAAACATCAATGGAGTTAGAAAGCCTATGTATCATTTAAGTGAAACAAAGACAGAAAGCACAAATAATGAAGAAACATTAGTCAGAACTATGGCACTGGGTAAAAAAACTGTGCCAACTCTAGAAACTGAGTGTGATGGCAGTATTGGAAAAATGTTATCTCAACTTGACAAGGATCAGGGCTATTCTGAAACTGACCTGAGCTCTCTAAGGTGTCATAAAAGCACAAAACCAAACGTTGATAACCTGAATGACCTCTTTGAACAGCAAATGGCAGAAGGAATTTCCAAAAACGAATCATTAGAAGAAAGAGCTGCCAGGATTTTAGGAATAGATGTAGCAGTCGAAGCCTTGATTTCTCCAGGGACGAAAATGCTGCATCAGGACACAGGAGAAAATGAGACAAACTCTTCTGCTGAAGAGGAGTTGGGCATTACCTGTGATCATTTCATAGCAAACAGGAAAAACTCTTCAGAAGAGCTACCGGGGCATGTAAAAGAAAAACCTTTGGCCGTCAACAAACAATCAGAATGGAAACACAGCCCACTCTACGGAATAGGCACTTGGATCCCAAATGGAAGTAATGTGCTACAGAATAAATTATCGAAACATCCTACTGAAAGCAACAAAGAATTGCAGCTGGGAAAAAGGGCCATCATAAACGAAATCTTTCATGGACCTTTCAAGGAGTTTTATAATTGGGCTGACAATAATTGCTGTTTTAGCACAGAAAGAAAAAATGCCTCTGTCCCAGGTATAGAGAGGAAAGGTCGAAACACTTCAGAGATGATTGAAGCCTTGCAAGGTAAACTTGCATCGTCCCCAAGCCGAACAGCTCTGGAGCGCTTGGCCAGAATGAAAGAAGTAGATTCGGTTTCCCGTATCAGACGTCtcagtataaaaagtgcagattCTGGTGATGAACTTGATGAGGAAAATTGTAGCACAGAgcgaggggaaaaggaaggggttTACACATCGGCCAGAAGAGAAGACACCTGCATAACTAGGAAGAGAGTTATATCACTGGACCAGGATTTGGAGTCTCTTGTATCTTCAATAACAGCTGATGCTGAGAACAAAGAGACTGGAG